A part of Myxococcus landrumus genomic DNA contains:
- a CDS encoding DUF4912 domain-containing protein, whose product MDDLKSVTVGSLRELARKHLGSGYSKLKKAELIAALAAFVPALAKLARLLGVKVSSRRGAETNSEAPRDNETSERPDRTDSTATPSKKKPVERSSEEGRVSTSQRMAAKRASERPVGPPSTPLAQVVNFPPRPRGEMEAAPLAPPASQVEPRPPSRAANSPVTSNPGPAAPPVSPPAVQLPAAPLIEGFFVARVRGEEEVRRHHLQEQPVPEVVAASSAQEDSEGLGPLPLEYQDDTTLLLPKDPHTLFALWDYSAATRDRAVTGLQAPRAVLRVFDGDALVREVDCALESRGYYIHGLPAGRPYRVEAHFVGRDGQSRRIGPSSNRVTLPPSGVSSDTTVRFLRRPVPVEEDSASAPSPVFVPEVHEAKEREYITWHRVSLPGSAGSKDVPVLHREELGPSGPSSRREGGALTGHAVPFEHVGRAPGASDQRYLASHRYLEAQARAPGASDMRYAQGPVQPMPSSRAFEYLEMGPERARDHGGERAIGGTELNYFELPKRPPGASGPLDVDSQRKPPSGGSRS is encoded by the coding sequence ATGGACGACCTCAAGAGCGTCACCGTCGGTTCCCTGAGGGAGCTGGCTCGGAAGCACCTGGGGAGCGGATACAGCAAGCTCAAGAAGGCCGAACTGATAGCCGCCCTGGCCGCGTTCGTGCCCGCGCTCGCGAAGCTCGCCCGGCTCCTGGGAGTCAAGGTCTCTTCAAGGCGAGGCGCCGAGACGAACTCCGAGGCCCCTCGGGACAATGAGACCTCCGAGCGCCCGGACCGTACGGATTCCACCGCCACCCCGTCCAAGAAGAAGCCCGTGGAGCGGTCCTCGGAGGAGGGACGCGTCTCGACCTCCCAGCGCATGGCGGCCAAACGCGCCTCCGAGAGGCCCGTGGGTCCACCCTCCACGCCTCTGGCCCAGGTCGTGAATTTTCCACCCAGGCCCCGAGGGGAGATGGAGGCCGCGCCCCTGGCACCCCCGGCGTCCCAGGTGGAGCCCCGTCCTCCTTCGCGAGCGGCGAACAGCCCAGTGACGTCGAATCCTGGGCCGGCGGCGCCTCCGGTGAGTCCTCCCGCCGTGCAGCTTCCCGCGGCGCCGTTGATCGAGGGCTTCTTCGTCGCGCGCGTCAGGGGCGAGGAGGAGGTCCGCCGTCATCACCTCCAGGAACAACCGGTCCCCGAGGTGGTGGCCGCGTCCTCCGCTCAAGAAGACTCCGAGGGGCTGGGGCCCCTTCCACTCGAGTACCAGGACGACACGACGCTGCTCCTGCCGAAGGACCCGCACACGCTCTTCGCCCTCTGGGACTACAGCGCCGCCACGCGGGACCGGGCGGTGACCGGGTTGCAGGCACCTCGTGCCGTGCTTCGGGTCTTCGATGGGGACGCTCTCGTGCGCGAGGTGGACTGCGCACTCGAGTCGCGCGGCTACTACATCCATGGGTTGCCCGCGGGACGGCCCTACCGTGTCGAGGCCCACTTCGTCGGTCGCGACGGACAGTCGCGGCGCATCGGGCCTTCGAGCAATCGCGTGACGCTTCCTCCCTCGGGAGTGTCGTCGGACACGACTGTTCGCTTCCTGCGGCGTCCCGTGCCGGTCGAGGAGGACTCTGCCTCCGCGCCGTCGCCCGTGTTCGTTCCCGAGGTGCACGAGGCGAAGGAGCGCGAGTACATCACCTGGCACCGGGTCAGCCTCCCAGGGAGCGCGGGCTCCAAGGACGTTCCCGTGCTTCATCGCGAGGAGCTTGGACCCTCGGGGCCTTCGTCGCGACGAGAGGGTGGAGCGCTCACCGGACACGCGGTTCCCTTCGAGCATGTCGGGCGCGCTCCGGGGGCCTCGGACCAGCGCTATCTCGCCTCACATCGCTATCTCGAAGCTCAGGCGCGTGCACCCGGGGCTTCGGACATGCGGTACGCGCAGGGGCCCGTGCAGCCGATGCCGTCGTCCCGTGCGTTCGAGTACCTCGAGATGGGACCCGAGCGTGCTCGGGACCACGGCGGTGAGCGTGCCATCGGCGGCACCGAGCTGAACTACTTCGAGTTGCCCAAGCGGCCACCAGGGGCCTCGGGGCCACTGGATGTGGACTCCCAACGGAAGCCGCCCTCGGGTGGTAGCCGCTCGTGA
- a CDS encoding glycosyltransferase family 4 protein, translated as MSDLPRLLLCSFDVIPGPSGSSRRLTEYLKALPDRFSVVVLSAKTPDHSHIEKYQGARLLRVPVGSGDLASRIQAFERAVRRQLESEDYALAHFTDPFGGYALCELKGDYGYRLIYEAQTFPSQELRYTHPQTEGDRRFLSKIRRQELFCLMNADLIITGSQTTRSYIQSLGASEELVRVLRAPVDLAPFAPDVLGAPDGAPLRLMYLGSHVGWQGLSTLLRAVALANEQVEAKLTLVGAQHPDWQPHLDELVKELGLTDRVEFQPPVHHDDVAKVLALADVGVLALDDVERNRVQGGPLAKVSEYCAAGRPILAADLPVCRELVPDDVAVFFPPGNSRAMADRIIELARDVPRRIEMGSRAREHAEAALDASSIRGQLLDLYDSLLEKRTGPVTSTREDDLPMATMVTGTPTNRLAMLLPPDSGRVKIPQAEKRETVAQHPAPPPEAAPEEPPVVMGMVLEDGFDTRLVKTEPDARPVEPPVVMGLPLRERTTSAASSSAASGARGATVSPPEETTPPEASSAIAPDPTPVTPVRAAPPESIEDANASSDDSVKDDRDAPAGEYAARSRRSTPPMLGDEPPAPTPVEPPAPTPIIRMPASLLPDEPPAPTPIIRAPVALQGEEPPAPTPIIRAPASLQRDDAPMSNGRGSLSARRDDEVQAPTPIVPMRSVLASRSTSARVETPSRRMSALGVLSKSGQSNETERGGARESKRPSGRTRTVGGAEQPSTRTGSPLDAEKAAGHGGTGVVSKGDTGRAGASSDADHAPERTGATSGSEHLSAPISSTSDEEPRARLTGTTPEPELLSGRSDSSSAEHVDGRTGATPEPELLSGHSEPSSVDGEQLSGQAHPESAPEHPSAHEGDSANADPSTGRAGTSTEAVSASPHLGTSSDVDPSASESESGRTGSAPEAEHLAKRTGTASEAESRSGPTGADHAEGLSHGQSDTTSETASKSGHSDSALDEEHSPRRSDTTSEAEPKSGRIGADLEEEHSPGRSDTASEAEPKSGLIDADQPLERGDSSPEAESKSGLIGTNLEEGHSPRRSDTSPEAEAQSGRIAAASDVNHLAGRSALVLESERHTEHAPVSSDEDSAPGRGPAAPKTRRRSERRRNTSGENLVSARDSSTSATEQFSGQARISPDEAPASDDSSEVAESEQHLGATEATSSSAPTPERSPSRRGSEQLAERSDVLSNEEPSSSGTHASLDLNPSSSPGGSAIEPVPASVHTDSSPVVERPTSRGTVFDFAPRSRTTDAERNTPRPAPIVEPERPRGDADRLPPLARPTPSAELSRGSTTRNSASDPERPPPVLSESGRASASRGAASEPERSPPILTESGRASASRGATSDSERAPPILNNESGRASASRGAASEPERSPPILTESGRASASRSAASDPERAPPILTGASRTSPGRGSISDPERPPPLLTESVRATPARGSSSISDPERPPPILTPAPATTSQERASTLLRPNATASDSDRPIRGGTTEPERPPALPPRASAPPPVPRQRPPRLMSVDGPPRLEPIGASPSRPDPLNVKSAEPEDEPEEISEDEAHAIEEGDEDGATPPHSRPRLDEPDEISSDEVEEAEVSVSSAARLIEDDEDLQEAEADEAIAEPAPEDEGPAPEPLSSTLNPWFAQLAHGYCPPEGTRFARHTPPTTFPGRDDDTDPSRLPQAPPAQGVVRGKGQ; from the coding sequence TTGAGCGACCTGCCCAGACTGCTCCTGTGCAGCTTCGACGTCATCCCCGGCCCCTCCGGTTCGTCACGCCGTTTGACCGAGTACCTCAAGGCGTTGCCCGACCGATTCTCCGTGGTGGTGCTATCGGCGAAGACGCCGGACCATTCCCATATCGAGAAGTACCAGGGCGCCCGGCTCCTGCGCGTGCCCGTCGGCTCGGGCGACCTGGCCTCGAGAATCCAGGCCTTTGAGCGGGCCGTGCGCCGGCAGCTGGAGAGCGAGGACTACGCCCTCGCCCACTTCACGGACCCCTTCGGGGGATACGCGTTGTGCGAGCTGAAGGGAGACTACGGCTATCGGCTCATCTACGAGGCGCAGACCTTCCCCTCGCAGGAGCTGCGCTACACCCACCCGCAGACAGAGGGAGACCGGCGCTTCCTCTCGAAGATTCGCAGGCAGGAGCTGTTCTGCCTGATGAACGCGGACCTCATCATCACCGGCTCCCAGACGACTCGCTCGTACATCCAGTCCCTCGGCGCGAGCGAGGAGCTGGTTCGCGTCCTGCGCGCCCCCGTCGACCTGGCGCCCTTCGCTCCCGACGTCCTGGGCGCACCCGACGGCGCCCCCCTGCGGCTGATGTACCTGGGCAGCCATGTGGGGTGGCAGGGACTTTCGACGCTGCTTCGCGCCGTCGCGCTCGCGAATGAGCAGGTGGAGGCGAAGCTGACGCTGGTGGGGGCGCAGCATCCGGACTGGCAGCCGCATCTGGATGAGCTGGTGAAGGAGCTCGGGCTCACGGACCGGGTGGAGTTCCAGCCGCCCGTGCACCATGACGATGTGGCGAAGGTGCTCGCCCTGGCGGATGTGGGGGTGCTGGCACTGGATGACGTCGAGCGGAACCGCGTTCAGGGAGGCCCTCTCGCGAAGGTCTCCGAGTACTGCGCCGCCGGTCGCCCCATCCTCGCCGCCGACCTCCCGGTCTGCCGGGAGCTGGTTCCGGATGATGTGGCTGTCTTTTTCCCGCCAGGGAACAGCCGGGCCATGGCCGACCGCATCATCGAGCTGGCGCGGGATGTTCCGCGTCGCATCGAGATGGGCAGCCGGGCGCGCGAGCACGCAGAAGCCGCGCTCGATGCCTCGTCCATTCGAGGACAGCTGCTGGACCTCTACGATTCGCTGCTGGAGAAGCGAACCGGTCCGGTGACGAGCACCCGCGAGGACGACCTGCCCATGGCAACCATGGTGACGGGGACGCCGACGAATCGGCTCGCGATGCTGCTGCCGCCGGACAGCGGGCGGGTGAAGATTCCCCAGGCCGAAAAGCGGGAGACCGTCGCGCAGCACCCCGCTCCGCCGCCGGAGGCTGCCCCGGAAGAGCCCCCCGTGGTGATGGGGATGGTGCTGGAAGATGGGTTCGATACCCGGCTCGTCAAGACGGAGCCGGATGCGCGCCCCGTTGAACCGCCCGTGGTGATGGGCCTGCCGTTGCGCGAGCGAACCACTTCGGCTGCATCGAGCAGCGCGGCGTCCGGTGCTCGCGGCGCGACGGTTTCTCCTCCCGAGGAGACGACTCCGCCCGAGGCCTCTTCCGCCATCGCGCCGGACCCGACGCCGGTCACCCCGGTCCGTGCCGCTCCACCTGAGTCGATAGAGGATGCCAACGCGTCGTCGGACGACTCGGTCAAAGACGACAGGGATGCGCCCGCGGGCGAGTACGCCGCGAGGTCACGGCGGAGCACGCCACCGATGCTCGGGGATGAGCCACCGGCCCCCACTCCCGTGGAGCCACCAGCGCCGACGCCCATCATCCGCATGCCGGCGTCACTCTTGCCGGATGAGCCTCCCGCGCCCACGCCCATCATCCGGGCTCCGGTGGCCTTGCAGGGAGAAGAACCGCCTGCGCCCACGCCCATCATTCGTGCTCCCGCGTCGCTCCAGCGGGATGACGCGCCCATGTCCAATGGTCGGGGCTCGCTGAGCGCGCGACGGGACGATGAGGTGCAGGCGCCCACGCCCATCGTCCCCATGCGCTCCGTGCTCGCGAGTCGGAGCACGTCGGCGCGCGTGGAGACGCCTTCGCGCCGGATGTCTGCGCTGGGTGTTCTGTCCAAGAGTGGACAGTCGAACGAGACCGAGCGCGGTGGTGCCCGCGAGTCGAAGCGCCCCTCGGGACGCACTCGGACGGTGGGCGGGGCCGAGCAGCCGTCGACACGGACGGGGTCCCCCCTCGACGCCGAGAAGGCCGCTGGGCACGGCGGCACGGGTGTTGTGTCCAAGGGAGACACGGGACGCGCGGGTGCGAGCTCCGACGCGGACCACGCCCCGGAGAGAACGGGCGCCACCTCTGGGTCGGAGCATCTGTCGGCACCCATCAGTTCCACGTCCGACGAGGAACCTCGCGCGAGACTCACTGGCACCACACCAGAGCCTGAGCTCCTGTCGGGACGCAGCGACTCCTCCAGCGCGGAACATGTTGATGGGAGAACCGGGGCCACACCAGAACCCGAGCTTCTGTCGGGGCACAGCGAGCCTTCGTCCGTCGACGGAGAACAGCTCTCGGGGCAAGCCCATCCGGAGTCAGCGCCCGAGCATCCCTCCGCACACGAAGGGGACTCCGCCAACGCCGACCCGTCCACAGGGCGAGCCGGTACCTCGACTGAGGCAGTGAGCGCGTCGCCTCATCTCGGGACGTCCTCCGATGTGGACCCTTCCGCGTCTGAGAGCGAATCGGGACGCACGGGCTCCGCCCCTGAAGCGGAACACCTGGCGAAACGAACTGGCACCGCGTCCGAGGCTGAGTCGCGGTCGGGGCCTACAGGGGCCGACCACGCAGAGGGCCTCTCCCACGGGCAAAGCGACACCACGTCCGAGACCGCGTCGAAGTCTGGACACAGCGACTCCGCGCTTGATGAGGAACACTCCCCGAGGCGAAGCGACACCACGTCCGAAGCCGAACCGAAGTCCGGACGCATTGGTGCCGACCTCGAAGAGGAGCACTCCCCTGGACGAAGCGACACCGCATCCGAAGCCGAACCGAAGTCTGGGCTCATCGATGCGGACCAGCCCCTCGAGCGCGGCGATAGCTCGCCCGAGGCCGAATCGAAATCTGGACTCATCGGTACCAACCTCGAAGAGGGCCACTCCCCGAGGCGAAGCGACACCTCGCCCGAAGCCGAAGCGCAGTCTGGACGCATTGCTGCCGCATCCGATGTGAACCACCTCGCGGGACGCTCAGCCCTTGTATTGGAGTCCGAACGGCACACCGAGCACGCTCCTGTCTCGTCCGACGAGGACTCGGCTCCGGGCCGTGGTCCGGCGGCACCGAAGACCAGGCGACGCTCGGAACGCCGCCGCAATACCTCCGGCGAGAACCTCGTCTCCGCACGCGATAGCAGCACGTCAGCGACGGAGCAGTTCTCTGGACAGGCGCGCATCTCGCCGGACGAAGCCCCCGCCTCGGACGACAGCAGCGAAGTAGCGGAATCCGAGCAACATCTCGGCGCAACCGAGGCCACGTCCAGTTCGGCCCCCACCCCTGAACGCAGTCCTTCGCGACGGGGCTCCGAACAACTCGCGGAACGCTCCGACGTCCTGTCGAACGAGGAGCCATCTTCCTCGGGTACACACGCTTCGCTCGACCTGAATCCCTCGTCGAGCCCCGGCGGCTCCGCCATCGAGCCCGTGCCCGCTTCGGTTCACACCGACTCTTCGCCCGTCGTGGAACGGCCGACGAGTCGAGGAACGGTCTTCGACTTCGCGCCACGAAGCCGCACCACCGACGCCGAACGCAACACGCCTCGCCCTGCCCCCATCGTCGAGCCCGAGCGCCCCCGTGGTGACGCTGACCGCCTCCCACCACTGGCTCGCCCGACACCCTCCGCCGAGCTCAGTCGAGGTTCCACAACTCGCAACTCCGCCTCCGACCCCGAACGGCCACCGCCCGTCCTTTCGGAGTCTGGTCGCGCATCAGCATCTCGCGGCGCCGCCTCCGAGCCCGAGCGCTCACCGCCCATCCTCACTGAGTCCGGCCGCGCATCGGCATCTCGCGGTGCCACCTCCGACTCCGAGCGCGCCCCGCCCATCCTCAACAACGAGTCCGGCCGCGCATCGGCATCTCGCGGAGCCGCCTCCGAACCCGAGCGCTCACCGCCCATCCTCACTGAGTCTGGCCGCGCATCAGCATCTCGAAGCGCCGCCTCCGACCCCGAGCGCGCTCCCCCCATCCTCACCGGGGCCAGTCGCACATCCCCAGGCCGCGGCTCCATCTCCGACCCAGAGCGGCCACCGCCCCTCCTCACGGAGTCCGTTCGGGCCACACCCGCGCGCGGCTCCAGCTCCATCTCCGACCCAGAGCGGCCCCCGCCCATCCTCACACCGGCTCCCGCCACGACGAGCCAGGAGCGGGCGTCCACCCTCCTCCGACCCAATGCCACGGCCTCCGATTCGGACCGCCCCATCCGTGGCGGCACCACCGAACCCGAGCGTCCCCCCGCCCTGCCTCCTCGAGCCAGCGCGCCTCCGCCCGTCCCCCGTCAGCGGCCACCGCGACTCATGTCCGTGGATGGCCCCCCTCGGTTGGAACCCATCGGCGCCTCTCCCTCACGTCCCGATCCGCTCAACGTCAAGTCCGCCGAGCCCGAGGACGAGCCGGAGGAGATCTCCGAGGACGAGGCTCACGCCATCGAGGAGGGCGATGAAGACGGCGCGACGCCCCCCCACTCGCGCCCGCGTCTGGACGAACCGGATGAGATCAGCAGCGACGAGGTCGAGGAAGCCGAAGTCTCCGTCAGCAGCGCCGCGCGGCTGATCGAGGACGACGAGGACCTCCAGGAGGCCGAGGCCGACGAAGCCATCGCGGAACCGGCCCCCGAAGACGAAGGTCCCGCCCCCGAGCCGCTCTCCTCGACGCTCAACCCCTGGTTCGCGCAGCTCGCCCACGGCTACTGTCCACCCGAAGGCACTCGGTTCGCCCGGCATACGCCCCCCACGACCTTCCCAGGACGGGATGACGATACAGATCCGTCCCGACTGCCCCAGGCCCCCCCGGCGCAGGGTGTCGTTCGCGGCAAGGGCCAGTGA
- a CDS encoding response regulator has translation MERRVLIVESQNDFALSMATVLKSAGYQTAMAATATDAQRELEKRRPDLVVLRAELPDQSGFTLCGQIKKGKWGQNLKVLLLSSDTGVDGLTQHRQTPGAADGYLVIPFEMGELASLSTGIVPPGTDDSDDSLDAALSGNAPREAPPPMPAIRTNAGGPPKLPKRERRSAMTDEDRAFLDRAFQSIADRKAELLAESRQLKRPPPRRELMGTPEGKIQILRDELKTREAQLARISEIWSVRERELLTGEDRLHEKDVELQGLKMQVDDLLRRFNEAQQAMLQKEREHGATVDDLLLQKFSAEKDLIEVVASKEKDINVLRKEVHNRDDELARRGSELENLRGEFEKLDKHLNVITLEFEVKEQKLQDTVRGHEAEIARLGKRGDDFEAELGRTVSERDQRYAELDGEIQALQERLQQTEQERDTTVRGLETRAAAAEDHGAQADAEIIRLNAERDALDARLSQQVADLEADLARTTSEREQLRLDKDAQEAELTQRIEDRDSKISTLDRELSETIARNERTEADLNSSIQQQLERIGELEGEVEAVKAHLADREAELSGELEALTEAKNSLEEDLTGRIEALRIAKDALEEDLTRQLEDVRAAKAEQEADLTGQIQALTSQLSDTQGTLASTEQTLSETRGELEATSQTLNETQARLAQTEEALSSTRGELEATSQTLSQTQDTLARTEQQLSDTQGTLASTEQTLSETRGELDATSQTLSQTQDTLARTEQQLSDTQGTLANTEQTLSETRGELEATSQTLNETQTRLAQTEEALSSTRGELEATSQTLSQTQDTLARTEQQLSQTQATLAQTEGSLAETRGELEATSQTLTQTQNTLEETRDELGTTTAQRDALKLELDETRGALQDTNDALARTTGERDQRTAELKALGEAKDALEQSLTEQIGQLRGELSETLGNYEAERAAHEKLAAETSATIEALTGERDGLRSELEATSETLSQVQGQLAATRDALSREQQAHTTSRQQAASAQAALQGELNEARNLGEELGEQLTITKHELGARVADVTQLTAQLAQVEDARANLKERLDTLTEESQRREELLQNDLANKGKELSDTLRKLTQVTQEKMRQAEVLNREVATRTEQLKAMETKLQTQATDAKRHADGLGQQMAGLNNQLELAKKALGEREEQLRAAGAQHQKLTQERDGLAGNLQQSEARLQQQAQQTQQERAEAKRASDELAAKLAKAEQRVAQLTQEAQAKAADADAKAKDLQAQLAARAKKVQDLELALENAQGAKTRAEKDLATKVSAAEGKANEAAARLATAQKERKDLEARQLREVEELNTKQKAELERRDAIKAQEVARLQQSVQEKSKALKVAELELARFKSKSPTTPAPVAAKAAKAAPAADEDDLARAPQINQTIPPAAAAAPAKAAKPAAKAAPAAKKAAAPAPVMLGSDESEPTDRTMVVQLPVTTAPKEDDDWTALVDELDK, from the coding sequence ATGGAGCGCCGCGTCCTCATCGTTGAAAGCCAGAACGACTTCGCCCTCAGCATGGCAACCGTGCTCAAGAGCGCGGGTTACCAAACCGCCATGGCGGCGACGGCCACGGATGCGCAGCGCGAGCTGGAAAAGCGCCGTCCGGATCTCGTCGTCCTCCGCGCCGAGCTGCCTGATCAATCCGGCTTCACGCTCTGCGGGCAGATCAAGAAGGGCAAGTGGGGCCAGAACCTCAAGGTCCTCCTGCTCTCGTCCGACACGGGCGTCGACGGGCTCACGCAGCACCGGCAGACCCCGGGTGCCGCGGACGGCTACCTCGTCATCCCCTTCGAGATGGGGGAGCTTGCCTCCCTCAGCACCGGCATCGTCCCGCCCGGTACGGATGACTCGGATGACTCGCTCGACGCGGCGCTCTCCGGCAACGCGCCGCGCGAGGCACCACCGCCGATGCCCGCCATCCGCACCAACGCGGGCGGCCCGCCCAAGCTGCCCAAGCGCGAGCGCCGCAGCGCGATGACGGACGAGGACCGTGCCTTCCTCGACCGCGCGTTCCAGTCCATCGCCGACCGCAAGGCGGAGCTGCTCGCCGAGTCCCGCCAGCTCAAGCGTCCGCCCCCGCGCCGCGAGCTGATGGGCACGCCGGAAGGCAAGATTCAGATCCTCCGCGACGAGCTCAAGACGCGCGAGGCCCAGCTCGCCCGCATCTCCGAAATCTGGAGCGTGCGCGAGCGCGAGCTGCTGACGGGCGAGGACCGGCTCCACGAGAAGGACGTGGAGCTGCAGGGCCTCAAGATGCAGGTGGACGACCTCCTGCGCCGCTTCAACGAAGCGCAACAGGCCATGCTCCAGAAGGAGCGTGAGCACGGCGCCACCGTCGACGACCTGCTGCTCCAGAAGTTCTCCGCGGAGAAGGACCTCATCGAGGTCGTCGCCTCCAAGGAGAAGGACATCAACGTCCTGCGCAAGGAGGTCCACAACCGCGACGACGAGCTCGCGCGGCGAGGCTCCGAGCTGGAGAACCTGCGCGGCGAATTCGAGAAGCTGGACAAGCACCTCAACGTCATCACGCTCGAGTTCGAGGTCAAGGAGCAGAAGCTCCAGGACACCGTCCGCGGACACGAGGCGGAGATTGCCCGGCTGGGCAAGCGCGGCGACGACTTCGAGGCGGAGCTGGGCCGCACCGTCAGCGAGAGGGATCAACGCTACGCCGAGCTGGATGGAGAGATTCAGGCCCTCCAGGAGCGGCTGCAGCAGACGGAGCAGGAGCGCGACACCACCGTCCGTGGACTCGAGACCCGTGCCGCCGCCGCCGAGGACCATGGCGCCCAGGCCGACGCGGAGATCATCAGGCTGAACGCGGAGCGCGACGCGCTCGATGCGCGCCTCAGTCAGCAGGTGGCCGACCTGGAGGCGGACCTCGCGCGCACCACCAGCGAGCGCGAGCAGCTCCGGCTGGACAAGGACGCCCAGGAGGCGGAGCTCACCCAGCGCATTGAGGACCGCGACTCGAAGATCTCCACGTTGGATCGCGAGCTCTCCGAGACCATTGCTCGCAACGAGCGCACCGAGGCGGACCTCAACTCCAGCATCCAGCAGCAACTGGAGCGCATCGGCGAACTCGAAGGCGAGGTCGAAGCCGTCAAGGCGCACCTGGCCGACCGCGAGGCCGAGCTGAGCGGTGAGCTCGAAGCGCTCACCGAGGCGAAGAACTCGCTCGAAGAGGACCTCACGGGCCGCATCGAGGCCCTGCGCATCGCGAAGGACGCGCTGGAGGAGGACCTCACCCGGCAGCTCGAGGACGTGCGCGCGGCGAAGGCGGAGCAGGAAGCCGACCTCACCGGCCAGATCCAGGCCCTCACCTCGCAGCTCTCGGACACGCAGGGCACACTGGCCAGCACGGAGCAGACGCTCTCCGAGACCCGCGGCGAACTGGAAGCCACCAGCCAGACGCTGAACGAGACCCAGGCCCGCCTCGCCCAGACGGAGGAGGCCCTCTCCTCCACGCGCGGAGAGCTGGAGGCCACCAGTCAGACGCTCTCGCAGACGCAGGACACGCTCGCGCGCACCGAGCAACAGCTCTCGGACACGCAGGGCACGCTGGCCAGCACGGAGCAGACGCTCTCCGAGACCCGCGGCGAGCTGGACGCTACCAGCCAGACGCTCTCGCAGACGCAAGACACGCTCGCGCGCACCGAGCAGCAGCTCTCGGACACGCAGGGCACCCTGGCCAACACGGAGCAGACGCTCTCCGAGACGCGCGGCGAGCTCGAGGCCACCAGCCAGACGCTGAACGAGACGCAGACCCGCCTGGCGCAGACGGAGGAAGCACTCTCCTCCACGCGCGGCGAGCTGGAGGCCACCAGCCAGACGCTCTCGCAGACGCAGGACACGCTCGCGCGCACCGAGCAGCAGCTCTCGCAGACCCAGGCCACGCTGGCGCAGACGGAAGGCTCGCTGGCCGAGACGCGCGGAGAGCTGGAGGCCACCAGCCAGACGCTCACCCAGACGCAGAACACGCTGGAGGAGACGCGCGACGAGCTGGGCACCACCACCGCGCAGCGCGACGCGCTCAAGCTCGAGCTGGATGAGACCCGCGGCGCGCTCCAGGACACGAACGACGCCCTGGCGAGGACCACGGGCGAGCGCGACCAGCGCACCGCCGAGCTCAAGGCGTTGGGCGAGGCGAAGGACGCGCTGGAGCAGTCCCTCACGGAGCAGATTGGCCAGCTCCGCGGAGAGCTCTCCGAGACGCTGGGCAACTACGAGGCCGAGCGGGCCGCGCACGAGAAGCTCGCCGCCGAGACGAGCGCGACCATCGAGGCGCTCACGGGCGAGCGCGACGGGCTGCGCTCGGAGCTGGAGGCCACCAGCGAGACGCTCTCGCAGGTGCAGGGCCAGCTCGCCGCCACCCGCGACGCGCTGTCTCGCGAACAGCAGGCGCACACCACCAGCCGGCAGCAGGCGGCCAGCGCCCAGGCCGCGCTGCAGGGCGAGCTCAACGAGGCGCGCAACCTGGGTGAGGAGCTGGGCGAACAGCTCACCATCACCAAGCACGAGCTGGGCGCTCGGGTGGCGGACGTCACCCAGCTGACCGCGCAGCTCGCGCAGGTGGAGGACGCGCGCGCCAACCTCAAGGAGCGCCTGGACACCCTCACCGAGGAGTCCCAGCGCCGCGAGGAGCTGCTCCAGAACGACCTGGCCAACAAGGGCAAGGAGCTGTCGGACACGCTGCGCAAGCTGACGCAGGTGACGCAGGAGAAGATGCGTCAGGCCGAGGTGCTCAACCGCGAGGTGGCCACCCGGACCGAGCAGCTCAAGGCGATGGAGACCAAGCTCCAGACGCAGGCCACCGACGCCAAGCGCCACGCGGATGGACTCGGCCAGCAGATGGCCGGGCTCAACAACCAGCTCGAGCTGGCGAAGAAGGCGCTCGGCGAGCGCGAGGAGCAACTGCGCGCGGCGGGTGCCCAGCACCAGAAGCTGACGCAGGAGCGCGACGGCCTCGCGGGCAACCTCCAGCAGTCGGAGGCCCGGCTGCAGCAGCAGGCCCAGCAGACGCAGCAGGAGCGCGCGGAGGCCAAGCGCGCCTCCGACGAGCTGGCGGCGAAGCTGGCCAAGGCCGAGCAGCGCGTCGCCCAGCTCACCCAGGAAGCCCAGGCGAAGGCCGCCGACGCCGACGCGAAGGCCAAGGACCTGCAAGCGCAGCTCGCCGCTCGCGCCAAGAAGGTCCAGGACCTGGAGCTCGCGCTGGAGAACGCCCAGGGCGCCAAGACCCGCGCGGAGAAGGACCTGGCCACGAAGGTCTCCGCCGCCGAGGGCAAGGCCAACGAGGCCGCCGCCCGGCTCGCCACCGCGCAGAAGGAGCGCAAGGACCTGGAGGCACGGCAGCTTCGCGAGGTGGAGGAGCTCAACACCAAGCAGAAGGCCGAGCTGGAGCGCCGCGACGCCATCAAGGCTCAGGAAGTGGCGCGCCTGCAGCAGTCCGTGCAGGAGAAGAGCAAGGCGCTCAAGGTCGCCGAGCTGGAGCTGGCTCGCTTCAAGAGCAAGTCACCCACCACGCCCGCGCCGGTGGCCGCCAAGGCCGCGAAGGCCGCGCCAGCAGCGGACGAAGACGACCTGGCCCGCGCTCCGCAGATCAACCAGACCATCCCCCCCGCCGCCGCAGCAGCTCCGGCGAAGGCCGCGAAGCCCGCGGCCAAGGCCGCGCCCGCCGCGAAGAAGGCCGCCGCTCCCGCCCCCGTCATGTTGGGGAGCGACGAGTCGGAGCCCACCGACCGCACCATGGTCGTTCAGCTCCCGGTCACCACCGCGCCCAAGGAGGATGACGACTGGACCGCGCTGGTGGACGAGCTCGACAAGTAG